The following proteins are encoded in a genomic region of Galbibacter sp. BG1:
- a CDS encoding helix-turn-helix domain-containing protein yields the protein MAVFIFIWGFLQSFIVGLIIPIVKSARNNYMLSAIFIMTAFNVLLQYLLRFENLRIDYPHFLITPDIFDLFLPPLVLLYIKVMMGQDISTNKYRYFIVPLVWSAVLVCFVSFSSDISHKSYLGSTFHKTSLSVIFLWKLFIVYKGYQLLKFSDLSLKQKQEELLLWPRVLVIFLGILTFIAFTYLCYFMLITPNFEEKNVVRETVRNMVQMNYVLFTCSIIFLTIFFSLKYPRILSGLPVIKSIEKSDFPEGEAYVKELEKLIYEKKIHLDTELNEKKLADAMGIHSYILSKLLNEYLGKSFSEYINEKRIEESKKLLSKETNKKLTNFAIAVDSGFRSESVFYINFKKITGYTPTQYKKQVMGKKSAS from the coding sequence ATGGCAGTATTTATATTTATTTGGGGATTTTTACAAAGTTTTATCGTTGGTTTAATAATTCCTATTGTTAAATCAGCGCGTAATAATTATATGTTGTCGGCCATTTTTATAATGACTGCCTTCAACGTGCTCCTTCAATATCTACTCCGCTTTGAAAACCTTAGAATAGATTACCCGCATTTTTTAATTACCCCAGATATCTTCGATTTGTTTTTACCGCCATTGGTGCTGTTGTATATTAAAGTAATGATGGGGCAAGACATCTCTACCAATAAGTACCGTTACTTTATCGTTCCTTTGGTATGGAGTGCCGTTTTGGTATGTTTTGTAAGTTTTTCTTCAGATATTTCCCATAAATCATATCTTGGAAGCACTTTTCATAAAACAAGTTTGTCGGTAATTTTCTTATGGAAACTTTTTATTGTGTATAAAGGGTATCAGCTTTTAAAATTTAGTGATCTTAGCTTGAAACAAAAACAAGAGGAATTATTACTATGGCCGCGGGTACTGGTTATTTTCTTGGGGATCTTAACATTTATTGCCTTTACTTATTTGTGCTACTTCATGCTCATTACCCCAAATTTTGAAGAGAAAAATGTAGTTAGGGAAACCGTACGCAATATGGTGCAAATGAACTACGTTCTTTTTACCTGTTCCATTATATTTTTAACCATCTTTTTCTCTCTTAAATATCCACGTATTTTATCTGGACTCCCAGTAATAAAAAGCATCGAGAAATCAGATTTCCCTGAAGGAGAAGCCTACGTTAAGGAGTTGGAAAAATTAATTTACGAGAAAAAGATTCATTTGGATACAGAGCTAAACGAAAAGAAATTGGCGGATGCCATGGGCATTCATTCCTACATTTTATCGAAACTTTTAAATGAGTATTTAGGAAAATCTTTTAGTGAATATATAAATGAAAAGAGAATAGAGGAGTCTAAAAAGCTATTGAGCAAAGAGACCAATAAAAAGCTTACTAATTTTGCCATTGCTGTAGACAGTGGGTTTAGGTCAGAATCTGTATTCTATATCAACTTTAAGAAAATCACCGGGTACACACCTACGCAATACAAAAAGCAAGTGATGGGTAAGAAATCTGCATCCTAG